The DNA segment GTCTTCCTAACAATAAATCTGATCACAGACTCGCAAAAGGATTTTCTTCATTGTTGATCACACGGCAGTAGGCGTAGTAGAGGACGGCTGCTAccacagctaacagcagcagcagccgaaTCATCTTCCAAAAGCTGCTTCCAGACTTCTTGACTGGCTCCTTGGATCGTACtgcgctgtgattggctgttctGTTAGTGACCTGGACAGGGGGCCTGAAGCACAGGAGGGAAGATGATATTAAGACCAGGCAAGGAACTCATTtgctcaaacaaacacaccatcaGTTTATACTACAGACTCACTCTGTATCTGGGTCTGACTCCTCGTCTTCCTCTGGCTCAGGGTGGCCTCTTCGTTTCAGCCTGAATGGAGGACACTTTAcaattataatttaatttagcAAATAGTCAAAGCTATTTATAGACAGTAACAACACTGCTGTAAAGAGATAATGACACAATGTGCAGTATATTCCCAGTGACAAAAAGGagcaaagtacatttactcaagcactgTACAACattaaggtacttgtactttactcaGGTATTTTTAATTTATGCTTTTGTATGCTTCTTGTTCActgcatttcagagggaaatttACACGTTATATTCCAATCTTTTTTTCCAATGCAAATCAACAGGTTAAACTATTTTCTTACAGTCAAGTTTCATTTCCTATCCACACTAGCAGTGTGGCTGTAGAAGTGGTGATGTCAGGTGGCCGGTCACCACTGTGGTCCAGACAGACATATCTCAATAACTTTTCAATTAATTACCATGAAATTTGGCCAGACATTTCATGTTCCCATCAatctcagctgtactttgtgtttaaagCTAACATTATGCTAAACCTCAGCCTGTAAACATTATCATTGTGAGCATGATAACATGCTGTTGGTAGCATGTTAGCACAGAGCCGCTAACCTGGCTGTAGACGCTTCAGGGAATATTTACTTAGGGTCCAGTGTATGGGAGTTTGtgtcatctagtggtgaggttgcaaatTGCAACTGAGTTAAACTTTTCCCTCATGCCAAGTGTGCAGtagaactacggtggctgatgcGAAAATACagatggccctatctagagccaatgtttggtttgtttgttttggtctaccaCAGAAACACGTGCAACATAGTGGACTCTGTGGCAGTCTTAATTTCGTTGACAAAAGCTATGTCAGCAAATTATGGCTACGTCAACGACCTGTCTTCCATGACAAAAATGAGACGATGATAATAACAAAATAGatcactgtgagtgtgtgtgtgtgtgaaaactgTACTCACATGTCTGAATAAACCTCTTGTCTAACctgtcaaaaataaaagcagaatagTTTGTGAGCTTATTTACAGTCAGAGAGCAGAGGAATCTGGCACAACCACAGAGGGACGAGTGGACAATCAGGACTCACCGGACTGTGGTATGTGATGTAGGtaacctcctcctctgtaaagaagaaaaaagacacaTTAGCACATGTTGACATAAACATTTATTGACTCTGCTGTCAATATTTTTTAAGAATATCATAAGATGATGATAACAGAAAGTGTTGCCAGAGTGTTACAGTTTGTGGTTCACATTTACATACTTGCCTGCAATTATAGCATTATGTAAGAACagctcttgttttgtttgtgatgtTTGATGCTTCAGAACAGACAGGGTGAGATTTCAACATTCAGAAATATGGGTGACAAAAAGGAATAAGGAAGAGGAGTGTGTTCAGGGTTATTTTGTGCCAATAAATGTATGTCAGTGTGTCGCAATAAGGTAGGCTGCACCTGGTGAAAGCATGGATTCCTCCAGAGAATGAGCTGCAGCAAAAACCTCACCTACAAAGTGAAAATGACTTCTCACAGGAGTGCAACTGCAGCGCACAGACACTAGAAGTTGAAGCATCGTGGGTATATTAGCATTATCAACGCGTGGAacgtgtttctgtttgtagtggTAACCGCATCTAATGTTGTTATCCGGCTGTTTTATATTATCTGTTTACTATAACAGGCATGCATGAGTGAGAAGAGGATCTTAAACTAACATTACAGACCACTGTGACAGTCTGTGACTCCTGTTACAGTCTGTAAATCATTTCAGTTACTTTCCTCGCCCCATActgatgcaaaaatacatttgccaGTAATTATCTTAAAGGCTgtctaagtcttcctaagcttgaaaagtttttgtcacatacagcaaacctcctcacgatccgctagctacatgtcctctgaatatgctgtgaaaaactCCGGtttctgtaggcagcccaggctccgcaaatggcaacaaaaacacttcgcttctgtttacgttcaacaatgttatcaaacacaacggagctagctcgccttttagcctcattgtagcctgtagctctaactgcctctctgggcaccgcgttcaAGTGTGCACGCTTGCgagagaccgtgagacatgggtaccgcgttcatgtgtgtgtgcttgctttcgctggtctcgcgctggctgtttggtgcagcctggaccaaaatgtttttgttgccatttgcggagcctgggctgcctacagagactggactttttcacggcatattcagaggacatgtagctagcggatcgtgaggagacgtttgctgtatgtgacaaaaatttttcaagcttaggaagacttagagagcctttaactGCATATTACTCCAGTGATGAAATAAATCCATGTCATAACTATTTCAAGTTTTAGGTCAAGCACTTGAGAAAAAATACAGATTCTCCAGTTCAGGGAGAGGATTGTTGTGATATACAGTGATTAAATTAATATGTGTTTCAGCAACGCTTTTCAATTTGAGGTCCAGTATTTTCTGATCAGGTATCGGACAAATAgggcttattattattattaatattatcataacacaacagtgatgtAGAAATTAGACTAATTTTAAAACATGCTGCTACCGTCATTGTTTTTAAGAGAAGATaactgaataaaatatttaaatataagtTTTTGTTATTCATTTTTGGGTTATTTAAAAGTTATACTACTTgagtaataaaaaaacaatctttAGAATACTCAATAAATTAGTGGTTAGATTAACTTCTGTGGACTGAAGTgcccccagaagtacactgcacactgactgccGAGCCCCTCCCTCTTCTTCCAAGGAGCTGCCTCTGTGTTACTgagactcaccctgggtctgggtccacagctgcctgtaccTGTCATAGACATCTTCACCGAGCGGACGGGACGACTGAAGCATCCCCAGACGTATtgtattaagttttttttttattatattgttttatGTTGACACTTGCTCTCTGCTCAGCTCACCCTATACTTAGTGGCAAAGGTGTACATTGGGGGTACATATATCACGTGGGCAGTCACAGGGTACTTCCCAAGGAAAATATCAGCGTCAAAAACTTCACTtgctgcattctggtgaatttttatgcgcCATGTTGTGTCTTTGCctctgcatcaatttatagtATATGTTTAAAGGAAAACATAAACGGTAAGCAGCGGAAAATTCAAAATACAGTATATGCAGTGAGGCTCTCAGGTTCTTGTGGCATACAGAGCAATCAGTGGGTTGATATACCTACATAAATATTATTCATATGTTTCATTTGCATTTCATGTTGTACAGCTCATGTTCAGAGTGTGGTGTTATTGTCTGGGTGTTTTCTGATAAGGTAAGAGGCTGGTTTATTGGTTGAAAAATGTAGTGTTATCTATTAGTATGCATTGTCTAACTCTGACCAGCAGAGGGCGCGTTCGCTACACTGTGTGTGCAGGGACAAGGGAAGGATCGCGGGAATACGTTCAGGAAACGAGAACACACACTTGAGTGTAAAGTACTGTGAGTGTGGCGAACTGTGATgattaatatactgtatttttgcTCTTGGCAGGTAAGCAGGGAGAGTTAGAATTGGAtaagtaatgaatgaatatgttaTGTGGTAGTTTACAATCTCGGTTGGACTCAATGTGGTTCCAAAGAAAAAGAATGTTTAAGAACGCTATTTGTTCAGCGAACGTAACGTACTGAAAATGGCGGCTAGCTAGTAGTTAGCACTGGGTGCCTGGTTACCTCGTTGCCTTGAGTGAGCGTGAGGCTGGAGAGTAGAACTATGAGCCGGTCTTAAGAGTTCATGCTGTTTGCGTACAGTTCATAGGtgaataaattaataacttatgtgatgttaaaatagaTACATGATTGATTTGGTTAATGTGACAGTGTTAAGTAGACATGATTGGCTGACTGTGTATTTACGAGACAAGTTGATATTGAAGGTACATGATGAAACTGGTCTGGAATAGAGATGTAACAtacatgatttattgttttgatgTTGGTGTAGATGTTCATAATTTTCCTGTGTTAGAATATTGAATACGTTCAGGAAACAAGAACACACACTTGAGTGTAAAGTACTGTGAGTGTGGCGAACTGTGATgattaatatactgtatttttgctcttggcagaacaaaataaaagacttcaAATTAAATGTGTAGTTGAGGGCAGCTTCACTCTGCATCACGCTacattctgtttgtttattCTCCTGTAGATTAATGTTTCTCATTAACGTTATCTTTGCTGAGTCAGCACATGTAGGCATGAGTAATCTTCTATcctcttttgtgtcttttttttttttagaagtaACCTCTGTAAAATGTGCATGTGGCACCTATTCATACTATATtattatacatcattttaattcatttatgaTCTCCTGGGTTTAACAGCTCATATGTGAGATTTCTGCTCATGTTCAAAACTTTCTGCACATTCAAAACATATCCCACATATCTGTGTTGTCTAAGATTCAGAGAAAATGTTgtaatattttgagaaaaagtcataatttcatgaaaataaagttgtAGTGTAATGACAGCAGAGCCATAATATTTCAAGGAAAACGTcttaatattacaagaataaagtcatagcTTTTTGTAAAAGAAGTCATAATTTCACAAGGTAAAAGTCAAGATTTTAATACTGTTAGTACACAGTAGTAAACACATGAGAACAGACATGTGTCAAATTACTGTTGATGACCTTAGGTGACAGACATCAGCAATTAGCACCTGATGTTATTGTCAGAGAAAATGAAACCGGTTAGTGTACCTGATGTGTGAGTCAATACAAATGTCAGTCTGTGTGCAGTGTATTTCCAGGGACATTCTGAGTCAGCCTGGCTCTCATGTTGCTCTTCAGGATAAAAATCATTACAGTCATCCCGTCTGCTTGGTGAATATGCCTGCGACAtatacaggcagctgcagacccagacctACGGTGAGTATGAGTGAGACCTGGGCAGCTGCCTGGAGGCTTTGCCCCATAAGGGGTATCTTATCTTCTGCGTTCTGCTTAGCCgttgtgaatttacagctcatagCAATTTCATACGACACAATCTGTGgcatttgtttgatatctagtgtctgcAAAAAtttttgttgcacatttccaatcCATCGTTAGCGTAGTTAGCACGCATTAGCTCAGAGGGCTAACTTGGATTATTTACTATATTATGTGAATGTCTCTGTCACTTTGAACCTCTCATCCAACCCAGTTAAAAAATCTGGCATTTCAATTAAGTGTTACTAAGAGTGTACATGAAAAAAGGGAACAAATAGTTGAATGtttgtattgaacagccaaatctaaTTTGACTGACTATActgagtcaggtacagcccCACAGAAAACACTTCTGATCAGACCAATCTGACCACTGTGTGGCTTATTGTCCACACAAATGTTAAATTTCTCCATCTCCAATAAAATACAGCTCACAAGTTTTTCAGTGGAAAGCATCCTGGAGTAGGGAGACAGTCCCAATAAGGGCAAAGGTGTCTGTAAGCAAAGGGGGATGCAGAGACAGTGACACGGAGTTACAGGTCAgaggaaatgctaaaacatacACATATGGCTTGAAGAAACATAGtctattatgactttattctcgaaatctcagattattctttttttatattttgtggtGCTTAACAGACTAGAATTCTCCCTTTGGATTATCAATTTCTCTTGATAAGCTTATCATGTGCCCCCTGCATCTTACCCAAAACCTACACCTATGCTTACtaggggtggggaaaaaattcgatacagcatagtatcaatatttttgtgtgccaATATTGGCAGTGCCATGCAGCATTTTTTtataagttattcatattctaAATACAAATTGAACTTTCAGTAGCCTCttgaataatataatcagttgctttttcagtccactacaaACTTTTGATgcaaaaaaatgactaaaaaatgtcttattagataaaacagatgttgacaaagttttcctttggggatattatttgcagttgaaaacagGGAACAAATTGCAatgtattgcaatatattttattacagtACTCACTGTATTGCAACACGTTTAAAATCGCATTACTATTGTGTTGTGACTAGAGTATCGTTAGGTGAGGCTGAGAAGAAAAAATGCCATTCACTACAGTAGGGGGGAGGAAGGAGGTGACAGCTTGCTTTGTGGCTGCAGCATGCAGAAGTGTTCTGTTATTTTTGCTTCTGCTTAATctaattttgtttaatttaccACATTCCACCTTTGCCTCCATTTCCAtagatttttttgtaaataaatgcaacttttttttttttttttgcacttacTCCTGCCTATCGACCCACTTTCTCAACAGTCCTGGTCCCAGGCAACATCAACCCTTTATATGGGGTGAGGGTgctacaacaacattaaaagaCCCACAAATTAACAGTGACACACAGCCTCTGCAGACCAGCAGACTGAAGAACATCCTACCTTCCTCTCTGTAGTATGTCTTATCAGACGAGGGCTGCTTCTGAGCATTCTCCATGGCTTCTTCAAGCTTCTTCTCATACAGCTTTCGAGTAGAGTCTATATTcacataaacacattaacagtgCTTCAATATCTTTATCACagttcacaaaaaaaacacctttaatcatttaaaaagcCTTGATTTCATTCATTCTATTGTAATACTTATCAAATAGcttaaaacttcaattaatagctcagacttttatttgcttaaatcactgaaatcaacaggcctatatttgggacaggtgtCCTCTATATAGGACAGACCTTTAAtctctttcacacaaaactgttgttcAGAAAAGATacagaaatacaatcaaattgtttatttaaaccagtaccaatcttatttatttaagaaTTAGGCTTCCGATAGTATATaagttatgaatcattcatttgatctagctccgacagacagcTCATCAGAGAGAAGGTAAACTGCGGCAGTTGAGGATTACTGCACCTGGCATATCGACACATCACttaatcctgttaaaacaatactcacaatttggattaatttttatgaaaacccctcttgattcttttgatctgaggaccctaaCGGACTTAAGGAATAAgtataacttacagggtaatcaaggaacggacacataatttgagggaGCCAACAATCTGCTTTTATAAATCTGAagaacttttattaaaaaaaatgaactgcttggtgaccagaccaggcgtctaactCAAACAGGCGTTCACTTGTCAAAATGTGAATTGgcactaggcttttaattgaagttttaacGCATTATTAAGGTAATAAAACAGATGATTAATGAGAAtattgagaaaaaaagacaatggaCCGAAAGGGATGCCCAAGTAGCctacaagacaaaacaaattaaaagatCCAGAGCAAGTGAACATACCGTCAAAAATGCAGTAATATTGCTTTAAAACATGATGGACTACATGGCTGTACAATGTAGGAGACCATTTTtatgttatatatattttcacttTCTTAACAGGCTACACTTATCTTATTTTTATGATTACACTTTTCATTCTTACATCCACAACtattcaaacaggaagtggcagtTATGAACCAGCAATGACATAATAAAGCAGTTAATGTGTGCACTTCATAGACTGGACATATTAGTGCAGTCGTCTTACCTACTATGGGTCCATGTTTGATGCCATACTCAGCAAGCAACTTGCTGATCTCCCCGTCACTTTTCTCACTCAAAGCCATCtgttgatagatagatagttagTTACTTAGTtagttagatagatagatagatagatagataaatagggAGGGAGAAAAGGGAGGAGACTCATACAGTACGCTGCCCGCCAGACTGCAATCCGGCAGGaaaaagtgaaagaaagaaaacaacttTGAAGTCAAACTGAAGTGGTCGGTTGAAAGTAAAAGCTAAATTTGAAAATCAAAGCCAATAATTCGACGCCAAACGCTTTGTTACATCTTACAACATGGCTATTGCTTTATATCCATAATGCCTAACGTGAGTAAAGCAACACAGTCACGAAATGAAACTTCGCGGGTTTTTATTCTCGCGCGAGCAACAAACGCAAGCGATTAAAAAAAGTGAACGACAGATTTCCTGGTTGGAagttaaaatgaaattatttcaCTTACCTTAGACAAAGACAAACAAGTTAAGGGTTGAAAATGTGGCAAAGATCAGAACGAGAGTGAGCAGGCTGGAGCAGTGAAGTGGGTGTAACTTCTGGCAAAGGCAAACATCCCGACGACGTACGTTAACTTGGCACACCTACGAGGTATCAAGGCGGGCTCAATAATGTTCTGCTGGTACAGCTATTGCCTAATAAAGAAGTTAATTGTTTACATACACTGAATTGTGAGGGAAATGTGGTATTCTACTATCTACACAATATAGCAAAGTGTGTAATGTAGGCTAATGGCTACCTCCACGTTTTTTAAGACAATAGTTGtttttcacagaagacatttgaacatgtcacagtaggaaaaccAAGCACATGTAGCCTAATAAAATGAATGGTGGCTGTATTACATTTAGGGACCGTTCGTTACTTATCAGaggttgttgctgtttttgttttatttttgtctatGTTTTTTGGACCCTCCACATATACAAATATCTTCCCATGaacctccctgagtgactggcacAAATTACctataatattttaaaaacagaagcCTTTGTCCTACATAATGTGTTGAGAGACTGAtagaaatttgattttttttttttttttttgctttttaattttgaaaacaATTTcggtttttacagtttctggctatgataaatggcGTACTTTGGcaattttttaagaaaacacacCTTTCCAGTGTGCACCTTTGTGAGGgatgttttctttcaaaatcagtgataaaataaatacataacacataaaattaaatttgtGTGCCCCTCCCTGAAGCCaagataaaaaaacataagtccATCTCCAGTGcttaaaaacattatttgaaaTGCCCCTTTTCTGCACCAGCCCTTCCCCTCTCATAActaacgaacagtcccttagcAGCAACAGTAACTGCTGGATTTTTGTCATGCTGTCATGACTTTATTAGGTCACCTAAGCATGTCGTTAATGTGATTAGTCATAGCATgctttcctactgtgacaagtgaGAAATGCTTGTAGGACAGCATTTTATCTGTAAAGTCACTGTTTAAGACAGATATTATGTTAAATGGTAGTGATATAAAGGATAAAAaattgaatgacaaatacattaGAGATTAAACCCAACCATCGGTGGTCTATTTTGGCCCTGCCCCTCCGACAGCCTGTGTCCAGCCCTTCATCAGACCGTCTTAAGGTGGAAACAAATGGTGGGACAACAACTACTTTGTACAGATGTCAAACCagaacattacattatattttccCACACAGTATAACATGGGTGGTAATCCAGCTGTGCACCTGTTTTCCTCAGTTTGCTGTCATACTGCTCGATTCCCTGTTTGTATGCACTGCTAATGTGGGTGGCTGTTTGCTCCACTGAGCAAGCGCAATTTTAGTGTGTTGTCCTGCTGCTTTCATGTTCAGTGATCCTCCTGTTCAGTGATGTTGTGGGTCAGCcattttaaatttgattattttttaccAGCAGTATAATTTATAACAATATCCCCAATGGTGTAAAGTTAGAGGATCCACACTGTTTATGGTGGCTACAGTGACTATCTTCTTAACTAGAACTactaagggactgtttgttatttatgaggAGTTGGTGCAAAAAGAGGGAGGCATGCCAAATGATTTTtctaagcactggggagggacttatgtttttcatttaggCTTAGGGGAGaggcatacaaatttaaatgtttgtgttttgtatttattttactgcagatttttaaagaaaacatgccctcCAAACCTCCGGGCTGGTCCGGAAGgcatgtttctttaaaaaaaaacaccaaaagaaCACAACTTgtcatagccagaaactgtaaaaacaaaaattaccattggattttcaaatttttgtCGTCATGTGCAAGGAATGCTCCCATcagaaacaatcaaacaaacaaatctgagcttaaaatagGGATATGCCATCCCAATCACTTAATCTAAACTGTTTGCACTAACTTACTAGCATGcacaagaatgaaaaaaaaaaaaaacaaggctttTTGAACTCCAGGATTTCCtattcaacttttaactttcaagtATCAAAGAGTAAGTTTTAAAACatctaataactaatttatg comes from the Epinephelus lanceolatus isolate andai-2023 chromosome 8, ASM4190304v1, whole genome shotgun sequence genome and includes:
- the emd gene encoding emerin (Emery-Dreifuss muscular dystrophy), whose product is MALSEKSDGEISKLLAEYGIKHGPIVDSTRKLYEKKLEEAMENAQKQPSSDKTYYREEEEEVTYITYHSPVRQEVYSDMLKRRGHPEPEEDEESDPDTEPPVQVTNRTANHSAVRSKEPVKKSGSSFWKMIRLLLLLAVVAAVLYYAYCRVINNEENPFASL